In the genome of Quercus robur chromosome 3, dhQueRobu3.1, whole genome shotgun sequence, one region contains:
- the LOC126719015 gene encoding uncharacterized protein LOC126719015 isoform X1, with amino-acid sequence MKLQHWRHLQHPLVFNEDERSGRLCWGCFEPVFGPSYSCIESDCDGYYYHHKSCAELPIGLHHPSHPNHPLILFGRSTYRDNNREEYDRFSKCDVCEEKSHEYSYCCYRCNFNIHIRCSSLPLTIQTEVHDHQLTRTWKLLKFTCDFCGKEGNLPYLCAQCDFGIHSRCAACPRRLKVDRHNHPLHLTPSLEVHQSDSTICLLCVRKVDTLCLYYCSRCDFAAHLYCAMLPHNREFINLEELKEEQSTESKSEDPELHQSFDSEICKVIKTTVGEDGTQIATEIKHFSHVHDLKLTDEIPNNTKCNGCVQSILSPFYSCTPCSFFLHQSCSKLPKIKRYPIHEHPLTLSYQQASFFCITCAQRCNGLKYNCQICKRNYNVQCILLSNPLTLACHEHRLYLSKTNSLQNCSNCNSKRYNVFRCSTCEFALDFKCATLPQTTWYNQHEHPFNLRYTLEDDSGEYYCDICEEERDPKQWFYYCAECSFPAHRGCILGKNPNVKQHI; translated from the coding sequence ATGAAGCTTCAACATTGGCGGCATTTGCAGCATCCGTTGGTCTTTAATGAAGACGAGAGAAGTGGACGTCTTTGTTGGGGGTGCTTCGAACCAGTATTTGGTCCTAGCTACAGTTGTATAGAAAGCGATTGCGATGGTTACTACTATCATCATAAATCGTGTGCGGAACTACCCATTGGGTTGCACCATCCCTCACACCCAAATCATCCTCTTATTCTCTTCGGCAGATCTACATATCGTGATAACAACAGAGAAGAATATGATAGATTTAGCAAATGCGACGTCTGCGAAGAAAAGAGTCATGAATACAGTTATTGTTGTTACCGTTGCAACTTCAACATTCACATCAGATGTTCTTCTTTACCACTCACCATCCAAACTGAAGTCCATGACCACCAATTGACCCGCACTTGGAAGCTGTTGAAGTTCACTTGCGACTTCTGTGGCAAAGAAGGCAATCTGCCCTACCTTTGTGCCCAATGCGATTTCGGTATACATTCACGTTGTGCTGCTTGCCCACGCAGACTGAAAGTTGAtcgtcacaaccaccctctccACCTCACCCCTTCTCTTGAAGTCCATCAATCCGACTCTACAATTTGCCTACTCTGTGTTCGAAAAGTGGATACACTCTGCCTTTACTATTGCTCAAGATGCGATTTTGCTGCCCACCTCTATTGTGCTATGCTCCCCCATAATAGGGAGTTCATAAATTTGGAGGAACTTAAAGAGGAGCAGTCCACCGAGTCAAAATCTGAAGATCCAGAGCTCCATCAATCCTTTGACTCAGAAATTTGCAAAGTCATAAAAACCACTGTGGGGGAGGACGGAACTCAAATAGCCACAGAAATCAAACACTTCAGTCACGTGCATGATTTGAAGCTTACTGATGAGATTCCGAATAACACAAAATGCAACGGGTGCGTACAATCCATTCTCTCTCCATTTTACAGTTGTACCCCGTGTAGCTTCTTTCTTCATCAATCTTGTTCTAAATTACCCAAAATAAAACGATACCCAATTCATGAACACCCTCTCACCCTCAGTTATCAGCAAGCTTCTTTTTTCTGTATTACCTGTGCCCAGAGGTGCAACGGCTTAAAATACAACTGTCAAATATGCAAGCGTAATTACAATGTTCAatgtattttattatcaaaccccCTCACTCTTGCCTGTCATGAGCATCGTCTTTACCTCTCCAAGACAAACTCTCTACAAAATTGTAGTAATTGTAATTCTAAACGGTATAATGTATTCCGCTGTTCCACTTGTGAATTTGCTCTAGACTTTAAATGTGCTACACTACCACAAACCACATGGTACAACCAACATGAACATCCCTTCAACCTCCGTTATACTCTTGAAGATGACTCCGGTGAATATTACTGTGATATCTGTGAAGAAGAACGAGATCCCAAGCAATGGTTCTACTACTGTGCAGAGTGCAGCTTTCCTGCTCATCGTGGCTGTATTCTTGGGAAAAATCCAAATGTCAAGCAACACATATAA
- the LOC126719015 gene encoding uncharacterized protein LOC126719015 isoform X2, with product MKLQHWRHLQHPLVFNEDERSGRLCWGCFEPVFGPSYSCIESDCDGYYYHHKSCAELPIGLHHPSHPNHPLILFGRSTYRDNNREEYDRFSKCDVCEEKSHEYSYCCYRCNFNIHIRCSSLPLTIQTEVHDHQLTRTWKLLKFTCDFCGKEGNLPYLCAQCDFGIHSRCAACPRRLKVDRHNHPLHLTPSLEVHQSDSTICLLCVRKVDTLCLYYCSRCDFAAHLYCAMLPHNREFINLEELKEEQSTESKSEDPELHQSFDSEICKVIKTTVGEDGTQIATEIKHFSHVHDLKLTDEIPNNTKCNGWNLEERYQMEWRAFVAKSREGRRLFVGCFNNTYFNRMVARSYTA from the exons ATGAAGCTTCAACATTGGCGGCATTTGCAGCATCCGTTGGTCTTTAATGAAGACGAGAGAAGTGGACGTCTTTGTTGGGGGTGCTTCGAACCAGTATTTGGTCCTAGCTACAGTTGTATAGAAAGCGATTGCGATGGTTACTACTATCATCATAAATCGTGTGCGGAACTACCCATTGGGTTGCACCATCCCTCACACCCAAATCATCCTCTTATTCTCTTCGGCAGATCTACATATCGTGATAACAACAGAGAAGAATATGATAGATTTAGCAAATGCGACGTCTGCGAAGAAAAGAGTCATGAATACAGTTATTGTTGTTACCGTTGCAACTTCAACATTCACATCAGATGTTCTTCTTTACCACTCACCATCCAAACTGAAGTCCATGACCACCAATTGACCCGCACTTGGAAGCTGTTGAAGTTCACTTGCGACTTCTGTGGCAAAGAAGGCAATCTGCCCTACCTTTGTGCCCAATGCGATTTCGGTATACATTCACGTTGTGCTGCTTGCCCACGCAGACTGAAAGTTGAtcgtcacaaccaccctctccACCTCACCCCTTCTCTTGAAGTCCATCAATCCGACTCTACAATTTGCCTACTCTGTGTTCGAAAAGTGGATACACTCTGCCTTTACTATTGCTCAAGATGCGATTTTGCTGCCCACCTCTATTGTGCTATGCTCCCCCATAATAGGGAGTTCATAAATTTGGAGGAACTTAAAGAGGAGCAGTCCACCGAGTCAAAATCTGAAGATCCAGAGCTCCATCAATCCTTTGACTCAGAAATTTGCAAAGTCATAAAAACCACTGTGGGGGAGGACGGAACTCAAATAGCCACAGAAATCAAACACTTCAGTCACGTGCATGATTTGAAGCTTACTGATGAGATTCCGAATAACACAAAATGCAACGG ATGGAATTTGGAAGAGAGATACCAAATGGAGTGGCGCGCTTTTGTTGCAAAGTCCAGAGAAGGAAGAAGACTCTTTGTTGGATGTTTTAACAACACATACTTCAACAGGATGGTGGCCAGATCTTATACTGCATGA
- the LOC126719018 gene encoding probable inactive purple acid phosphatase 1, with the protein MSLYLLVLCLIIKVFCLMCQLVINPCSGNHERDWLGTGSFYGNTDSGGNVVCWLRLCFYVPAENRAKFWYSTDYGIFRFCIADTEHDWREGTEQYKFIEHCLASIDRQKQPWLIFLAHRVLGYSSGSNYADEGSFEEPMGRESLQKLWQKYKVDIAVYGHVHNYERTCPIYQNICTNEEKHYYKGPLNGTIHVVAGVGGASLTQFTTLQTKWSFFRDYDYGFIKLNSI; encoded by the exons ATGAGCTTATACTTGCTTGTACTTTGTCTTATTATCAAAGTATTTTGTCTTATGTGCCAATTGGTGATCAATCCTTGCAGTGGTAACCATGAACGTGACTGGCTAGGGACTGGATCCTTCTATGGGAACACAGACTCTGGGGGGAATGTGGTGTGTTGGCTGAGACTATGTTTTTATGTCCCTGCAGAAAACAGAGCCAAATTCTG GTACTCCACCGATTATGGCATCTTCCGCTTCTGCATAGCTGACACTGAACATGACTGGAGGGAGGGAACCGAGCAATACAAGTTCATTGAGCATTGCTTGGCATCAATTGACAGGCAAAAGCAACCATGGCTAATTTTTCTTGCACATCGAGTACTTGGTTATTCATCTGGTAGCAATTATGCAGATGAAGGATCATTTGAGGAACCAATGGGGAGGGAGAGCCTACAAAAGCTCTGGCAAAAATACAAGGTGGACATCGCTGTGTATGGCCATGTGCATAATTATGAAAGGACATGCCCCATATACCAG AATATTTGCACAAATGAAGAAAAGCATTACTATAAGGGTCCCTTGAATGGAACAATTCATGTGGTTGCTGGTGTTGGAGGAGCAAGCCTTACACAATTTACAACCCTCCAAACCAAATGGAGTTTCTTTAGAGACTACGACTATGGATTCATAAAACTTAACAGCATTTGA
- the LOC126719015 gene encoding uncharacterized protein LOC126719015 isoform X3, whose amino-acid sequence MDTLCLYYCSRCDFAAHLYCAMLPHNREFINLEELKEEQSTESKSEDPELHQSFDSEICKVIKTTVGEDGTQIATEIKHFSHVHDLKLTDEIPNNTKCNGCVQSILSPFYSCTPCSFFLHQSCSKLPKIKRYPIHEHPLTLSYQQASFFCITCAQRCNGLKYNCQICKRNYNVQCILLSNPLTLACHEHRLYLSKTNSLQNCSNCNSKRYNVFRCSTCEFALDFKCATLPQTTWYNQHEHPFNLRYTLEDDSGEYYCDICEEERDPKQWFYYCAECSFPAHRGCILGKNPNVKQHI is encoded by the coding sequence TGGATACACTCTGCCTTTACTATTGCTCAAGATGCGATTTTGCTGCCCACCTCTATTGTGCTATGCTCCCCCATAATAGGGAGTTCATAAATTTGGAGGAACTTAAAGAGGAGCAGTCCACCGAGTCAAAATCTGAAGATCCAGAGCTCCATCAATCCTTTGACTCAGAAATTTGCAAAGTCATAAAAACCACTGTGGGGGAGGACGGAACTCAAATAGCCACAGAAATCAAACACTTCAGTCACGTGCATGATTTGAAGCTTACTGATGAGATTCCGAATAACACAAAATGCAACGGGTGCGTACAATCCATTCTCTCTCCATTTTACAGTTGTACCCCGTGTAGCTTCTTTCTTCATCAATCTTGTTCTAAATTACCCAAAATAAAACGATACCCAATTCATGAACACCCTCTCACCCTCAGTTATCAGCAAGCTTCTTTTTTCTGTATTACCTGTGCCCAGAGGTGCAACGGCTTAAAATACAACTGTCAAATATGCAAGCGTAATTACAATGTTCAatgtattttattatcaaaccccCTCACTCTTGCCTGTCATGAGCATCGTCTTTACCTCTCCAAGACAAACTCTCTACAAAATTGTAGTAATTGTAATTCTAAACGGTATAATGTATTCCGCTGTTCCACTTGTGAATTTGCTCTAGACTTTAAATGTGCTACACTACCACAAACCACATGGTACAACCAACATGAACATCCCTTCAACCTCCGTTATACTCTTGAAGATGACTCCGGTGAATATTACTGTGATATCTGTGAAGAAGAACGAGATCCCAAGCAATGGTTCTACTACTGTGCAGAGTGCAGCTTTCCTGCTCATCGTGGCTGTATTCTTGGGAAAAATCCAAATGTCAAGCAACACATATAA